In one window of Cydia fagiglandana chromosome 1, ilCydFagi1.1, whole genome shotgun sequence DNA:
- the LOC134669420 gene encoding large ribosomal subunit protein mL45, which yields MAQCVLSKLGNLRLLPAAILVQSSRTTTSKHWNPKFKKLRREKYLKVELPDYNEDTNALPKEKLRQKMKERGLMPPRPWIERPFYISATGGAFEPYVPPEGDGKASLASTTRVKQAAELLEKKSKSMMAIRKIKSFEEDFDSKIFCQQAQDIYIKAHEALSNNDKRALQIYVTEKAYGEFRHNSHLKTIRWKFLQSLEPPRVCHARCTDVVSKENIFGQVTVRFHTQQQLAVYDRFGRLLHGSEILAKDVLEYIVFEKHLSNMYGTWRIHHKIIPDWTPPKEPSKLTRVLEEEIVSLPAETNETETAVVANK from the exons ATGGCACAATGCGTACTATCCAAA TTGGGCAACCTACGATTACTCCCTGCCGCGATCCTGGTGCAATCGTCACGTACGACGACAAGCAAGCACTGGAACCCTAAATTCAAGAAGCTCCGCCGCGAAAAATATTTGAAGGTGGAACTGCCGGATTACAATGAGGACACGAACGCGCTTCCCAAGGAGAAGCTGAGGCAAAAGATGAAGGAGCGCGGGCTCATGCCGCCGCGCCCGTGGATCGAGCGCCCGTTTTACATCTCAGCTACAG GCGGTGCCTTCGAGCCCTACGTGCCCCCAGAAGGCGACGGCAAGGCCTCCCTCGCGTCCACAACCCGCGTCAAACAGGCCGCCGAACTCCTTGAGAAAAAATCCAAATCCATGATGGCCATCCGCAAAATAAAGTCCTTCGAAGAAGATTTCGACTCCAAAATCTTCTGCCAACAAGCACAAGACATTTATATAAAAGCCCATGAAGCTTTATCTAATAATGACAAAAGGGCGCTGCAGATATATGTTACGGAGAAGGCTTATGGGGAGTTCAGACATAATTCACACTTAAAGACGATTCGGTGGAAGTTTCTTCAGTCGCTGGAGCCGCCGAGGGTGTGCCATGCGAGGTGTACGGATGTTGTTAGTAAGGAGAATATATTTGGACAg GTGACAGTCCGCTTCCACACCCAGCAGCAGCTCGCCGTGTACGACCGGTTCGGTCGTCTGTTACACGGCAGCGAGATCCTCGCCAAGGACGTGCTCGAGTACATCGTCTTCGAGAAGCATCTCTCCAACATGTACGGGACTTGGAGGATCCACCACAAGATTATACCAGATTGGACGCCGCCTAAAGAGCCTTCGAAACTTACTAGGGTGTTGGAGGAGGAAATTGTGTCGTTGCCAGCGGAAACGAATGAAACTGAAACGGCCGTTGTAGCTAATAAGTGa